A genomic region of Papaver somniferum cultivar HN1 chromosome 7, ASM357369v1, whole genome shotgun sequence contains the following coding sequences:
- the LOC113293269 gene encoding S-norcoclaurine synthase 2-like isoform X1 has translation MRGHVTNEMDVVGASADEIWAVYGSKDLPRLIITLQPGVFEKIDIVEGGGGAGTVLHIVMAEVGISGPHEWNEKFITLDNHTRVKQIEQIKGGYLDMGFSLHQVTYEIIEKDENSCIIRSTVKIELDDEFDSNASSITVDSMWGMAISIVKYVLDSKAEK, from the exons ATGCGTGGGCACGTAACAAACGAGATGGATGTCGTAGGAGCATCCGCAGACGAAATTTGGGCAGTCTATGGTTCAAAAGATCTTCCGAGGCTCATAATCACTCTCCAACCTGGTGTTTTCGAGAAAATCGACATAGTCGAAGGTGGTGGAGGAGCTGGTACTGTCCTACATATCGTAATGGCTGAAG TAGGAATATCCGGACCACATGAATGGAACGAGAAGTTTATCACACTTGATAACCATACAAGGGTGAAGCAGATCGAACAAATTAAAGGGGGTTATCTTGATATGGGGTTTTCCTTGCACCAGGTTACCTATGAAATCATCGAAAAGGATGAAAATTCTTGCATCATTAGGTCGACGGTTAAAATTGAACTTGATGACGAATTCGACTCTAATGCTTCTTCTATTACTGTTGATTCCATGTGGGGTATGGCAATATCAATCGTCAAATACGTACTTGACAGCAAAGCTGAGAAGTAA
- the LOC113293269 gene encoding S-norcoclaurine synthase 2-like isoform X2 — protein sequence MRGHVTNEMDVVGASADEIWAVYGSKDLPRLIITLQPGVFEKIDIVEGGGGAGTVLHIVMAEGISGPHEWNEKFITLDNHTRVKQIEQIKGGYLDMGFSLHQVTYEIIEKDENSCIIRSTVKIELDDEFDSNASSITVDSMWGMAISIVKYVLDSKAEK from the exons ATGCGTGGGCACGTAACAAACGAGATGGATGTCGTAGGAGCATCCGCAGACGAAATTTGGGCAGTCTATGGTTCAAAAGATCTTCCGAGGCTCATAATCACTCTCCAACCTGGTGTTTTCGAGAAAATCGACATAGTCGAAGGTGGTGGAGGAGCTGGTACTGTCCTACATATCGTAATGGCTGAAG GAATATCCGGACCACATGAATGGAACGAGAAGTTTATCACACTTGATAACCATACAAGGGTGAAGCAGATCGAACAAATTAAAGGGGGTTATCTTGATATGGGGTTTTCCTTGCACCAGGTTACCTATGAAATCATCGAAAAGGATGAAAATTCTTGCATCATTAGGTCGACGGTTAAAATTGAACTTGATGACGAATTCGACTCTAATGCTTCTTCTATTACTGTTGATTCCATGTGGGGTATGGCAATATCAATCGTCAAATACGTACTTGACAGCAAAGCTGAGAAGTAA